Genomic DNA from Oncorhynchus mykiss isolate Arlee chromosome 2, USDA_OmykA_1.1, whole genome shotgun sequence:
CTTTTACTCTTAGGttccagtgttttgttttttcatgTTTGAGATGTGAATGGGTGTTTGTGGGAATGACGCTCCCTAGACTGTGTTCCTCTTATGTTCTCTCACATAGTAGTCTGACCCTTTAGGACCGAGTGGTCTCCAAGCATGTTTGTCCTGTGGCCTGATTAGTGAGAGTTGTACTGTATAGAACAGACATCACTCTCTGCCAGTCTGGCATTTTGTAACTGCTATATACAGTGCATCCCTATGCCAATCAGTCAATGTTTGAACAATAATAAAAACCTACAGTTCAGCTtgctctccaggaccagagttgGAGACTAGGTTACTGTTCAGGTTATTTTATCCTGCCTCTTGTCTATAGGCCCTATGATGATACTAATTTTTAATCACATCCTGGCAATCCCAGAAGTAATGACTGATCTGAAAAAATCACGAGGTCAAACCAAAGGTTTCCACTCCTCAGCTTTCACCTATCCAGGTCGTTAGAATATAGTTTGATTCTAGGAAGGAGGAACAGGGCCCTAGCCTGTGTATCCCTGCCTTTGCCTTAATGTCTGTGGACTTACCATTCTGTGATGACTTTGTTTTTCATTTCGGAACAGTGCTTGCTGTTAAAGGGGCTACTACTACCAAAGTCATGGTTCACTTTTTTTTTTGCGTTTAAAGTTAATGTACTGCCTTCTGTGTTGATGAAAAAAAGTTAaactatgtaaaaaataaagatgaGTATTTGCATTTTGTATATGTATGTAAATAAATATATCCTATCAATCTTTGACTCTGGGGATTTGTTTACAGGAGCACCATGTGTATATTTATCAGCAGAATTAACATTTGTCTCTATTTTTAATATCTGCCTCAATTGCTAAGAATGGTTTTCATTCTCTCAGACCCTGTCCTGCTGTTAATCCAGTCAAATGTGACTGATGAGCCCTCCCCTCAACTTCTGGATAGGTGTGTGTAAGCAGTGACAAACTCCTAACGCCATGGTAGGTGGTAATCCACCATTTTACTTACATATGTATCAGGTTCATATCAGCACACAAAGGGGATAGAAACAGAGTGGCCCAATTTTGTCAAACTGGTTGTGCAATCTCAAACCTATAGTCAATCTGGTCATAATTGTTTCTGGACCAGGCATATAATAGAGCAATAATGTTCAACACCCTGCACCTTCTGCCTTGTTTTTACAATAGGTAAACCACTTACTGGACGACAGAACTCAAATTAAAGAATTTCCCCCCAATAAACATTGTGCGTTTTTATTAATAAATATCACTATTGTATGAATATAAACATTTTAAATTAGCCTTAACACTCCAATATCTTTCCTTGGAGGCTTTACAGGAGAAAATATGTAGGTTATTGATATGTTGCATACAGAAATACATATTCTTGATAACCACGGACAAGATAAAGGGCTTTATTCAATCTATCGCTGAAGCATTAAATTGCTAAAAGATTTAAAGGTTATTTCCGATTGCGCCGACAtttgcagcgtttaccgtgaatgcagtctccactaACGTGGGAACAGTGCCTTGAAATTTCAATCATGCTGTAACAACTTCCGCGATAAAGATTGAATTGAGCCCAAAGTCTATTTCCACTCTCCATTCTAAAGTCCCCAGGAGGAAAAGGCAGTTTACCCCTGTCATATCCACACTGTTCATGTTGACAAGCTGGAGTAAGGCATATTACAATGTTTGATACAGTGTAACTCCTCAGGAATGGGAACTACcaattaaaaaacaaaacacttcAATTTGAAGTACAATGTTCTGGACTACAGCCATTCATAAAAAATACCTTCATCAACATAAGCAAAATACTTCAGCTGAAGAAATCCCCTGCTCACACCTTCAATCCAAGGCCTTAACGCCTTTGTGCAGTGTTAGGGACTGTGTTTGAACAGAGATATTTTGCATGAGTCATGTCTATCATCAATACTGGTAAACAGTTAAAGGGAAAGTTTAAAAATGAGTTTGTTTTGCATGGAAAGATGctgtgtagtgtggttgtgtCCCAGACAGTACAGTTTCTTGAATGGATGAGGTAGCTAGTCAAAACCTTATAGATGTGATACAGGGACAGGATAGTTAACACTGAAATAAGAAAGCAATTTTACCAAAATAAGGGGTGGAATATTGCTGTGACAGTGAATGTTTAAAAAGTGTTTCCTTCTGCTAAAATTAAGTCACAGTATTGTAGCTATTAAAGATAATGTAATAGTCTACGAGCTGTTCCGCTCAGGTAATCTCTGTGGATGAAAAATATTACAGTGAAAACCCCACTTGGCAGTTCATCCCAGTTTGGCTTTCACCTAACTTTCTCACTCTCCGTCATCTGCCAGAGTCCCAGGTTTAAAACTTTAAGGCACGGGAGCTGCGTTATCCTCTCCAGGCCCCGCTTGGTGATTTTGGTACACCCATACAGGTCGATACCAGTGAGCTGCGTCAGGTGGTCAGCAATCAGCTCCAGCCCCTTGTCAGTGATGCGTACACACTGCCCAATGTTCAGCGTCTTGAGCTCGTGCATCTGGCGCACCATCCGGTTGATCCCGTCGTCACTGATGTGGCAGGAGCACAGGGACAGAGACTTGAGCTGGTACAGCCCCTGGGCGATGTAGGCCAGGCTCTGGTCACCTATCTTGTCGCAGAAGGAAACGTCCAGGCCAGAGAGCTGCAGAGACCCCATGGCCAGGTGCATGATGCCCATGTCACTGATGTTGTCACAGGACCGCAGGTTGATGCTTGACAGGTGATTCATGTTCGACAGATGGATCATACCTGCATCCGATATGCCTCCGCAGAAGCTGAGGTTGAGCACCTTGAGCTTGGCTAGTCCCTTGGAGACGTGTTTGAGGGACAGGTCTGTCAGTTTCTGGCAGTCCTGTAGTGTCATCTGCTCCAGGGAAAGGCAGCCTTCGGCAGCGCTTCGGGTCATCCCAGCCAGGTGACCAATGCCGACGTCTGACACATGCCTGCAGCTCCGCAGGTTAAGGCTCTTGAGTTTGTGCAAGCCCCAGGCAATGAGAAGAAGGCCTGTGTTGGTGATGTTACTGAGGCCTCCAAGTTCCAGCACCTCCAGGTTTTTGAGATACTGGGCAATCCTACCCAGGCTTGAGTCTGTGATTGGTTTGCAAAGGCTGAGGTTGAGGATTCGCAAGGACGGGATGTCTTGAATAAACGCATGTCCGAGGCCGTTGTCCGTGAGGTTAAAACAGCCACATAGGTTAAGGCTTTCGATGTTTGGCAGCCCCTGGATTACATAGCTTAGGCTTCGTCGCAAGCTTAGGATCTGGACCTTCCTAATGCCTCGGGTATGGAGGCTGGGGAACAGGGACGGGTTGGCCCTCCGCAGATGCAACTTCGCTTCCACCCCCCTCCACACAGACTTGTGATACGAAGCGTCCCTCCAGGCCGCACACACTTGGGCAACCCTACCTTTGTCCCTTACGTCCAAGTAACTGAAAATTATAGCTAAAATTTCCGGGAAGAGGCCAGATATGTGCGTTTCCATTTCAAACATGTTTGGAAAGGGAGAGGTTAGATAAAACTAACCAGGTATCCGCTTATTCGAGTAGGCTAgctaactgttagctagctaaattaggtAATGTTACTCAGGAAAATAACCTGTTCAAAGTCCAACCATCTCTTCATAATGCATATCCAACAAGAAGTGTGGAGGTTGTGTTATAATAGCTAGGTTATAATTATTCTAATCAAatgagatagctagctagctacgtccTACAAAAACTTgggatagctaacgttagttagcgtaCTTAAAGGCGGAAAACAGTGACGGTCAGGCGACTCTACCCAATTTCAAGTCAGATGACCGCTGTCGTTCTTCAAACGGATCCAGTCGGTCGTTCATTTTCAAAACAAAAAGTAGAAATGTATTGATGAAAACCGCAGTCTCTGTTTCTTCTGTGTCATCGATTAAAATACGTTTCTATTAGCATTTCGGTTCTGTTGTGGGATTCTTCCTGTGCTGCCTTTGTCTGACCAACCATTTCAAACTAGCTTGCTACGCAGAAACAGTCAGCAGCACTTCCTTGCTTTGGGGGGTACAAAAACAATTCACATAAACGACTGACATTAATACGAGAAAACGTAATAAATGTAATAGGTCCAAATTAACAACACAAATATTAAAAAGTTAGACATGTTACACATAATCACTTTTCTCAGAAATTCTAAAGGATTTTTTGTGAACCACCCcttttcaatcttggtttcgccCAATTAGTAACAAGGGAGCTGTCCCCTGAAAGCGACTTGTGTTTTTTCTACTTGAACCACATTCTTTTAAATAAGTAATTTGTTATATAAATACACAATTTCATGAGTTTTAAAGTGAGTGCCCATACTCACGAATGGGCAGGAATGAACCATGTTGATAAATGTGACCTGGACCAGGGTACAACCCGGTTACTTCATCAATAAAGACAAAGGCTAGTTATTATGCAATATTGTACAGCGTCCCAAAGTTCACTTTTGGGATGTGGGATATTCGTTCTCACTTCTTGTTCGATTTTCACAACCTCTATTTGAATAACGTATATACATTCCTACAACAGCCAGAACATTTACTTCAAACCTCCTTCAAGTCACCTTCAGTGTCTGTCAGTAGGAAGTAGGGCCTGTGTAACCAAACACAAACTCCTGATAGCATGAATGCTCTTCAAGGGCCACTGGAAACCAAATACTCCCTTTATCCTAATGGTCAGTTCACACCAGTGGTCAAACTCTGGTAAACACTCCATCTAAGGAGTAGGGGTGATGGTTTAGCATATGGTCCATAAGAAGAGTAAGAATATATTGAAATCTAATCAATCATCAAGGAACATCTTCTTGTGGGGGAAAGTGACAAAATGAGTGGTCCTTGGGAAAATGTGATGCAATTTTCATGAATCTATGTAAATGTGAATCTTGtgggatgtgtgttttgttctatatttttatttaatttatttttattttaatcccagcGCCCATCCCCGCAAGATGCCTTTTTTTTCCTTTAGGTAGGAgagcattgtaaataagaatttgttcttaactgacttgcctagttaaataaaggttcattaAAACAATGTAAAAAAGGGTTGATTATGAGATCCTATTCATGTCAaactgtagcattaagattacTGCATAAATTGATGCCAATAATCAATCAATGTTTTATTAatgccagggatgggcaacttatTTGAAGACCCCCCcccattacatttttttgttgttgcagaattgcagcaaacttgctttaaaactgcaacattgtcTCTACACCActtggcaaaatgtatagaattgcatgaaattaactCTAAAACTTAGATTTTTTTGTGTGGCCTcaacccccatcaaagttgcccatccttgATCTATGCCAAGGTACATTGAAGTTAAtctggctcatggtggcccaaAGCTCTATTAAGAacctttatgttggtgtttcctttattttggcagttacctgatAATGAGAGACAAGGGCTATTTCTTAATGGTTTATTCTCAATTTCTCCTGTCCTTTTTCTTCACCtgggactgggacggagatttgtcttccaacaagacaatgatccaaaacataaagcaaaatctacaatggaatggttcaaaaataaacatatccaggtgttagaatggccaagtcaaagtccagacctgaatccaatcgagaatctgtggaaagaactgaaaactgctgttcacaaatgctctccatccaacctcactgagctcgagctgttttgcaaggaggaatgggaaaaaatgtcagtctctcgatgtgcaaaactgatagagacataccccatgcgacttacagctgtaatcgcagcaaaaggtggcgctacaaagtattaacttaagggggctgaataattttgcacgcccaatttttcagtttttgatttgttaaaaaagtttgaaatatccaataaatgtcgttccacttcatgattgtgtcccacttgttgttgattcttcacaaaaaaatacagttttatatctttatgtttgaagcctgaaatgtggcaaaaggtcgcaaagttcaaggggtccgaagactttcgcaaggcactgtactttaaaCAGTATTGCAGTGCCAAACATGCAGTAACGGTCATGCAAATGTATTATTAATCCACAATATTTACTATTACAGGGTGATCATTTGAGGTTGTGGGGCTCTTCCCTGCTGATCTCAGGTCAGTgtatgtatgtgagagagagagcgtataTAACATACTATAATGATAAAATGATGGTTCAAACCTGTGTTCATGGGACTCTAAAAGCCAGGATTTGGATTGGCAATGGGCCCTATAGTGATGGAGAGGCTACGTTTTGGAACTGGAAGAGTGGGGAACCAAATGGGTATGGTAGAGAGAATTGTGTGGGGAtggaccaagaaggaaagtggaATGATGTAGAATGTAGACATTTGACAGTGCTCTTTGCTACGATAGCGAGTCTAATTGGGAATGGGGATTTCACAAAAACCACcagcaagacacacacacacacacacacacacacacacacacacacacacacacacacacacacacacacacacacacacacacacacacatacacacacacacacacacacagtctgcagAAAGAAAACCAAGAAAAACAGTATGTGTACAATTCATGCTCACATATCAAGATAACAATGACCACACATTCACATGACATTTTTCAAAACATTCTCCTGTCTGCGTGTTTGACGGGTGAACGTCTGCTCTCTGAGAAGTTCATTCTAGTCAAGAAGACCCAGATGTGAAAAGCTGCCCAGAGCAACTGCAGAAATCATCACAATGACCTGGTGAGTGTGAGGAACCAGTCTGAGAACCAGGACATCCATAAGATGGTGACAGGAGAGATGTTGATCAGCCTGTTCAGATACTCCTGGAGGTGGTCAGACCAAAGTGACTCCTCATTCAGGTACTGGAAGACAGAAGAGATCCTTGAACCTGATAATGCTGGGATGAATGAAAACTCAGAGACATGGGTGTGTGATTTTGTGATTTTCAACTTCCATTTGTCAGTCATTCAACATTGTTGGGACCATTAGAGAATTGGTCTTTCATTATCTCTCTTTATTTTGCACACAGATTGTGTTAGTGTGTATTATTGACTGATGATTAGAGTAAACATAGCATCATGTGTATCTGACGGCATAAATGGTAGAACAAATGTCTTATACAACATTTGCCTGGTAttgatcctcctctctctctctctctcctatcttttcTGTCAGTACCTGTGTTAAGTAGGACGCAGATAGCGAGAGTGGAGCTGACCCCTGACCTTCACTGATCCTGCCCTGGGCGCGGCCATCTTACAACAAGTGAGTCTCATCTCCTTTCATGTAGGGACTAGGTCCCTCAGAACGCACACATTGTAGACTATGGCAAGAAGAGCTGGAGTGAACACTGGGAAGACTACCTGACGCTTCCGTACAGTgcctttgaaaagtattcagaccccttgaatttttccacattttgtaacattacagcattattctaaaatggattaaataaaactatTTCTTAagcaatctactcacaatactccataatgacaaagcgaaaagagGTGTTTAgaaaagaacatccagccaacttgatacaactgtgggaagcattggagtcaacatggccagcatccctgtggaacgcttttgacaccttgtatagtccatgtcctgaagaattgagactgttctgagggcaaaaggtgggtgcagctcaatattaggaaggtatacctaatgttttgtatactcagcgTATATTCATGAAGCCAATATTATTTCTGTGTCTCAGATAAAGGAACAACTGATGAGAAAGGGAATGTGGATGGAGAGATCTTCCACAAGAAGAATAGGGAATTTAGCATTaggaaaaatgtatttgtttccatttattctttatttatttacttacacACAGAAAAAACTAATCACGTTGTTCCCTTGCAGTAAGTTCAACATTACAGTGAATAACCAACCCTGAAACTAATGACCCTGCGTAAAGGATGGTGAAAATATAAAAAGGTTCAgacaaaataaatgaaaatacaCAAAGACAGATTTTAGAAAACAAACATGAACCATCCTGATTTCAGATGGTGAAAAAAAGATTCACTTTGGCTGCAGATTCCCTGATAATAGACAGATCATCAAAAGCTTTTATTCTGATCAAGTTCAGTAGTTTGTTTAGGACACtgaaaaattata
This window encodes:
- the LOC110496900 gene encoding F-box/LRR-repeat protein 14-like yields the protein MFEMETHISGLFPEILAIIFSYLDVRDKGRVAQVCAAWRDASYHKSVWRGVEAKLHLRRANPSLFPSLHTRGIRKVQILSLRRSLSYVIQGLPNIESLNLCGCFNLTDNGLGHAFIQDIPSLRILNLSLCKPITDSSLGRIAQYLKNLEVLELGGLSNITNTGLLLIAWGLHKLKSLNLRSCRHVSDVGIGHLAGMTRSAAEGCLSLEQMTLQDCQKLTDLSLKHVSKGLAKLKVLNLSFCGGISDAGMIHLSNMNHLSSINLRSCDNISDMGIMHLAMGSLQLSGLDVSFCDKIGDQSLAYIAQGLYQLKSLSLCSCHISDDGINRMVRQMHELKTLNIGQCVRITDKGLELIADHLTQLTGIDLYGCTKITKRGLERITQLPCLKVLNLGLWQMTESEKVR